GCGGCGGCAAAGGGCGCGCAAATCATCCTGCCGCCCGAACTCTTCGAAGGCCCCTATTTCTGCCAGGTCGAGGATGAGGAACTCTTCGCCACCGCGCGCCCGACCGCCGAGCACCCGAGCGTCTTGGCAATGCAGGCGCTCGCCGCGAAGCTGAAGGTCGCGATCCCGACGAGCTATTTCGAGAAGGACGGGCCGCATTATTACAATACGCTCGCGATGATCGGCCCCGACGGGGCAATCATGGGGACGTACCGAAAGAGCCACATCCCCGACGGCCCGGGCTATGAAGAGAAATATTATTTCCGCCCCGGCAACACCGGCTTCAAGGTGTGGGACGTCTTCGGGACGCGTATTGGCGTGGGCGTCTGCTGGGATCAATGGTATCCCGAATGCGCGCGCGCGATGGCGCTGATGGGCGCCGAACTGCTCTTCTATCCGACCGCGATCGGATCGGAGCCCTATGACGCCGACCTCGACACCAGCCGCATGTGGCGCCGCGCGATGCAGGGGCATAGCGTGTCGAACTGCATGCCGGTAATCGCGTCGAACCGCATCGGAACCGAAGGCGACGCCAATTTCTATGGCCACAGCTTCATCAGCGACGAATGGGGCGACCTGACCCACGAGTATGGCGCCAGCGAAACCGGGGTGCTGGTCGCGACGATCGACCTCGACCGCGCGGCGAAGCATCGCGCCGGCATGGGCTTTTTCCGCGACCGCCGGCCGCAGCTTTATGGGCGGCTCGTCGAGGATATCTGACAACAAAAGCTGGGGCGAAGCATGGAACTACCCGACGATATTTTCACCGAGCCCGAGGATGTCGATCCCGAGACGCTCGCCAATCTCGGCCCGCTCCGCCGCCTCGCCGGCATCTGGGAGGGACAGCGCGGGGTCGATATCAACCCCAAGGCCGACGGCCCCGAGACGCGCGAATATTATGAGCGGATCGAGATGCAGCCGATCGACCCGCAGGCGAACGGCCCGCAGCTATTCTATGGGCTGCGCTATCACCTGCACGTCAACACGCGCGAAGAGGACATCGCCTTCCACGACCAGGTCGGTTATTGGCTTTACGAGCCCGGGACCGGCCTGATCCTGCAGACGCTGGCGATCCCGCGCGGCCAGATCGCGATTGCCGCTGGACATGCCGAGCCCGATGCAAAGCAGTTGGTACTGAAAGCGACGCGCGGCCAAACCGACTATGGCATTTGTTCGACGACCTTCCTCGAGCTCGCCTTTCGGACCGACAGCTATCAGATTACGGTCGATTTCCATGACGACGGCACGTGGAGCTATGTTTCGGACACGACGCTGATCGTCAAAGGCCAGGACGAGCCTTTCCTCCACCGCGACCGCAACACGCTGGCGAAGATCGCCGAGCCCGACCTCAACCCCTGGGCAAAGATCGCCCGCGGAGGCTGAGATCAGCTTTCGAAACGGCGGATGCTTTCGAGGTCTGCGCGGTCGAGCGGCTGGGTCAGCCACAGGCCGCCGCGCCCCGCGCGCGACCAGCGGACGATGGCGCGCCGCTTGACCCCGCCCGCGAGTATCAGGTCGAGTTCCTTGCCAACTTCCAGATGACCGTCGTGGATGAACCCGGCGCCATTCTGCGACAAATCGACCAGTTCGATGCTCGTCGAGCTTTCGTCGGTCACCGCCTGTGCCTGCGTGCTCACGGGCAGGCGCGGCTGGCGATAGCCGGTGGCGCGTTGTTCGGCCGCCAATTGCTTCAGCACATCGGCAACATCGACTTCCTTGTCGAACGACACGCCGCACCGGCCGCCGTCGGACCAGACGACTTCGCCGCGGATCACAACCGTATCCGAAAGCGCGATCTCCAGCTTTTCACCGATCCCGATCGGAACGTCGGCCGCCAGCATCATGCCTTTGTCGGAAATATTGCGCACGCGCCACAAGCCCGCATCGCCATTGCGCATCACCTTCGCGATCCGCCAGACCGTGCGATAGCGGTCACCGCCACGACGATCCGTGTCGGCCGCTTTTCCCTGCTCCTCTACCGGATCGGAGAGGCGACGCTGGTTCATATTATCTACCTTATCGAAACAGCACCGAACGGAAGCATAGCTTCCTGTCTATACTGCAAAATACACATTCCCCACCACACCGTATTACTAGAATTAATCTTATAATTCAATCATAGTGCTGACCATAGCGAACATCACACCGGTCATAAAATGCGAAAGCGCGCGGTTCGGCTGGTCGTTCGATAGCGAAGCATTCGTATTTTACACAATTTACGGTGCGTGCGCGCGGGGATTAAGTGCCAAAATGACGGTTCGGCGCCAGCCATTTGCATCCGCACGCGGGGCCGGTCCGACCGAGCGATGCTTTGCGGCATGAAAGCGAAACTACGCTTGACGGCAACATCTCTACCGATCAAGTTGAGTTGCCGGTTTGATCCCACCGGCAAGGCGTTTTGCTCGGGGTCCGCGGCTTTTGACCGGGAAGCAGCTTGCTCCGCGTTACCAACAGCTAAAGCGCGCGATGCTCAGGCGACAGCGCCAGGTATCGTGTTCCCCTCATTCGATGAGGTGATACGATGCAATACTCCCCACCGCGATAGCAACCCGCGTCCGAACCGGACGCTTCCCTGAACCGAACGCATCGCCGATTTGGGCGCGGCTGTTTGTCACTGTTTTTCCGGCGCCGCCTGGCGGTTCGCCGCACGCATCGTCGCGCGCTTCGGCGCTGCGATATTAATCGAACAAGGAATTCGACATGACCGTCCAGACGCTTGAACATAGCGAAACCGCCACCAAACTCTTCAACGTCACGCCGCTGCAACCGAGCCTCGGCGCGCTGATCAGCGGTATCGACCTCGCGCAGCCGCTCGACCGTCCGACCTATGACGCGCTGCGCGCTGCGCTGCTCCAGTATCGCGTGCTGTTTTTCCGCGACCAGAATCTGACGCGCGAACAGCATATCGCGCTGGGCGCCGCATTCGGCGACCTTGAGGAGCATCCGGTCTTTTCGCTGCCCGATTATCCGCAGATCCTGCCGCTGATCTCGCAGGAGCTGAAGGGCAAATATCGCCAGTCGACCGACAGCAACTGGCACGCCGACACGACCTTCCGTACCGAACCGTCGGCGGCGTCGATCCTGATCCAGCGCGTCTCGCCCTCGCTCGGCGGCGACACCGTCTTCGCCAACGCCGTCGCCGCCTATGAAACGCTCGACGAGGAGACGAAGGCACGGATCGACGGCCTCACCGCGATCCACGACCCGAGCATCTTCATCCAGTTCCTCGACACCGAGGAGAAGAAGGACGCGCTGCGCGCCAGTTTCCCGCCGGTCGAGCATCCGGTCGTGCGTATCCATCCCGAGACGGGCGAGAAGGTCCTCTACGTCAATTCGGTGTTTACACGATACATCGTCGGGTTGCCCGAGGAGGAGAGCAAGGCGCTGCTCGCGCGGCTGTTCGACCAGATCAAGCGCCCCGAATTCCAGGTGCGGTGGAGCTGGCAGCCCGGATCGATCGCCTTCTGGGACAATCGCGCGACGCAGCATTATGCCGTCCCCGACTATAGCGAGGCGCGCCATATGGAGCGCGTGACGATCGTCGGCGACCGCCCCGTCGGCCCGAACGCCGCCTGACCGGAACTCAGCGGATGAAACTCTCCCTCACGCCCTTTCGCACGCTCGTCGCCGGTGCCTTCCTGTCGCTCGCGGCGTGCGGCGCTGCGCCCGATAGCGGCAAGACGCTTAAGGTCGGCGATCAGCTCCACGCGCTCAAATCGTCGCTCGACGTGTCGGGCGAAGGCCAGCCTACCGATTACCAGATCGAATGGGCCAATTTCGTCGGCGGGCCGCCGATCATCGCGGCGCAGACGGGCGGATCGCTCGACGTCGGCTGGATGGCCGAAACACCGCTGATCTTCGCGCAGGCGGCGGGCAGCCCGGTGAAGGTCGTCGCGGTGAGCAAGACGGTCGACGGCGGCGGCTCGCCCTATGCACTCGTCGTCAAACCCGATTCCCCGATCCGCAGCATCGCCGACCTCAAGGGCAAATCGGTGTCGTTTATGAAGGGCACGGTGCTGCACTATTTCGTCGCGCGCCTGCTCGACAAGCAGGGCCTGTCGCTGAAGGACATTAAGACCGTGCAAGCGACGGGTTTCGGCACCGGGCTGCTCGACAAAGGATCGGCCGACGCGATCACGATCGGCGAGCCCTATCTGACGCAGGCGCTCGACGCCGGGAAAGTGCGCGTGCTTGCCAGCGGCGCGCCGCCGAACACGCCGGGCTTCTTCTACCTCGTCGCATCCGAAGCAGCGCTCGCCGACCCGGTGAAGGCGAAGGCGATCGGCGACCTCGTCGCCCGCGCCGCGCGGGCGACGCGCTGGCAGCGCGAGAATCCCGCCAAGGCCGCGCCAGCACTCGCCAAACGCTATAATGTCGATGCGGCGGTCGCCGAAAAGATCATCGCGCGCGCGCCCGCCAGCTATGCGCCGATCGACGACGCGATCATCGCGGCGCATCAGGACGAGGCCGACCTGTTCTTCAAGGAAGGGTTGATCCGCAAGAAGCTCGACGCGGCGCAAATCTTCGACAAGCGCTACGACGATATCGTCGCGGCGCAGGAGGTAGCGAAATGAGCGCGCCGACGCCGATCGCGTTCGCGGGCGATCCCGGCCGGCTCGTCCAGCCGGTCGTCCGCAAGGCCGGAAACAGGTCCGAACGCTTCTCCTTCGCACGCCGCGCGACGGGCCCGCTGATCATCGTCGCGCTCTGGGCGATCTCGACAAGCGCGGGATGGATCGATCCGTCGATCCTCCCCTCGCCCGCCGGGCTCGTCGCGGGGTGGCAGCAATTGTGGACCGAACAGGCGCTCGCCTCACAGATTGCGACCTCGCTCACGCGTGCGCTCGTCGGCGGCGCGGTCGGCATCGTCTTCGGGCTGATCCTCGGCACCATCGCCGGCCTGTCGAAACTCGGCGAGGAAATATTCGACGCACTGCTCCAGATGCTGCGCACCATCCCCTTCCTCGCGCTCGTACCTTTGTTCATCGTCTGGTTCGGGATCGGCGAGGCGCCGAAATTGCTCCTCATCGCGCTCGCGACGATGTTCCCGATGTATCTCAACACCTATGCCGGGGTGCGCAACGTCGACCGCAAGGTGATCGAGGCGATGCGCAGCTTCGGGCTCGGCGGCCGCCGGCTGATCCTCGAGGTCGTGCTGCCGCTCGCGCTGCCGCAGATCTTCACCGGGCTGCGCTTCGCACTCGGCGTCTCGGTGCTCGTGCTGATCGCCGCCGAGCAGATCAACGCCTCGGCCGGGCTCGGCTATCTGCTCAACAGCGCGCAACTGTACCAGCAGGTCGACGTCATCCTGATCTGCATCGCCATCTACGCCGTGCTCGGTCTCAGCGCCGACCTGATCGTCCGCTCGCTCGAACGGCTGTTCATGCCGTGGCGCGCGGGCATCGCCATCCGATAGGAGATTTATCGATGACCGCCGTGATTTCGATCGATTTCGCCGCCGCCGAGCGCGTCGCCGTCCCTGACTTTTCGCACCGCCCGGTCGCGGTGGAGGTCGGCGACGTCAGCCGCA
This window of the Sphingopyxis sp. CCNWLW2 genome carries:
- the aguB gene encoding N-carbamoylputrescine amidase; translation: MTRTITVAALQLPLPGPVEPNIEAVTALVEEAAAKGAQIILPPELFEGPYFCQVEDEELFATARPTAEHPSVLAMQALAAKLKVAIPTSYFEKDGPHYYNTLAMIGPDGAIMGTYRKSHIPDGPGYEEKYYFRPGNTGFKVWDVFGTRIGVGVCWDQWYPECARAMALMGAELLFYPTAIGSEPYDADLDTSRMWRRAMQGHSVSNCMPVIASNRIGTEGDANFYGHSFISDEWGDLTHEYGASETGVLVATIDLDRAAKHRAGMGFFRDRRPQLYGRLVEDI
- a CDS encoding FABP family protein — protein: MELPDDIFTEPEDVDPETLANLGPLRRLAGIWEGQRGVDINPKADGPETREYYERIEMQPIDPQANGPQLFYGLRYHLHVNTREEDIAFHDQVGYWLYEPGTGLILQTLAIPRGQIAIAAGHAEPDAKQLVLKATRGQTDYGICSTTFLELAFRTDSYQITVDFHDDGTWSYVSDTTLIVKGQDEPFLHRDRNTLAKIAEPDLNPWAKIARGG
- a CDS encoding PilZ domain-containing protein, which gives rise to MNQRRLSDPVEEQGKAADTDRRGGDRYRTVWRIAKVMRNGDAGLWRVRNISDKGMMLAADVPIGIGEKLEIALSDTVVIRGEVVWSDGGRCGVSFDKEVDVADVLKQLAAEQRATGYRQPRLPVSTQAQAVTDESSTSIELVDLSQNGAGFIHDGHLEVGKELDLILAGGVKRRAIVRWSRAGRGGLWLTQPLDRADLESIRRFES
- a CDS encoding TauD/TfdA dioxygenase family protein, with product MTVQTLEHSETATKLFNVTPLQPSLGALISGIDLAQPLDRPTYDALRAALLQYRVLFFRDQNLTREQHIALGAAFGDLEEHPVFSLPDYPQILPLISQELKGKYRQSTDSNWHADTTFRTEPSAASILIQRVSPSLGGDTVFANAVAAYETLDEETKARIDGLTAIHDPSIFIQFLDTEEKKDALRASFPPVEHPVVRIHPETGEKVLYVNSVFTRYIVGLPEEESKALLARLFDQIKRPEFQVRWSWQPGSIAFWDNRATQHYAVPDYSEARHMERVTIVGDRPVGPNAA
- a CDS encoding aliphatic sulfonate ABC transporter substrate-binding protein, giving the protein MKLSLTPFRTLVAGAFLSLAACGAAPDSGKTLKVGDQLHALKSSLDVSGEGQPTDYQIEWANFVGGPPIIAAQTGGSLDVGWMAETPLIFAQAAGSPVKVVAVSKTVDGGGSPYALVVKPDSPIRSIADLKGKSVSFMKGTVLHYFVARLLDKQGLSLKDIKTVQATGFGTGLLDKGSADAITIGEPYLTQALDAGKVRVLASGAPPNTPGFFYLVASEAALADPVKAKAIGDLVARAARATRWQRENPAKAAPALAKRYNVDAAVAEKIIARAPASYAPIDDAIIAAHQDEADLFFKEGLIRKKLDAAQIFDKRYDDIVAAQEVAK
- a CDS encoding ABC transporter permease, with protein sequence MSAPTPIAFAGDPGRLVQPVVRKAGNRSERFSFARRATGPLIIVALWAISTSAGWIDPSILPSPAGLVAGWQQLWTEQALASQIATSLTRALVGGAVGIVFGLILGTIAGLSKLGEEIFDALLQMLRTIPFLALVPLFIVWFGIGEAPKLLLIALATMFPMYLNTYAGVRNVDRKVIEAMRSFGLGGRRLILEVVLPLALPQIFTGLRFALGVSVLVLIAAEQINASAGLGYLLNSAQLYQQVDVILICIAIYAVLGLSADLIVRSLERLFMPWRAGIAIR